In Thioalkalivibrio paradoxus ARh 1, the following are encoded in one genomic region:
- a CDS encoding ComEA family DNA-binding protein: MKKRFAVVLVLLSLCLPVAWASGPVNPNTASVEELSQLTNIGPAKAQAIVADREENGPFRSVQELTRVSGIGERTVEMNLDRIQLD, from the coding sequence ATGAAGAAGCGCTTTGCTGTCGTTCTGGTCCTGCTGTCCCTCTGCCTGCCGGTGGCCTGGGCCTCCGGTCCGGTAAACCCCAACACGGCCTCGGTCGAGGAGCTGTCCCAGCTCACCAACATCGGGCCGGCCAAGGCACAGGCGATCGTTGCCGACCGGGAAGAGAACGGACCGTTTCGTTCGGTCCAGGAACTTACCCGGGTGAGCGGGATCGGCGAACGCACGGTGGAGATGAATCTGGATCGGATCCAGCTCGACTAA